GTTAAATTTTTTCATGTTGACCCCATTAGTTTTTTTAGCATTATACAAGTTATGATATTAAAGTGATAGAGTTAAAAATAAATCTAAGTTTAGTCTAATAAAAGTTTTACCATATTTTGAGTATAATGCGACAAATTTTTTAAGAGACAACTCTTAAAGTCAAGGGAAATAACTATGGCATTAAATGTATATTATGACAAAGATTGTGATATTAACATCATTAAAGGTAAAACTGTTGCGATGATCGGTTTCGGTTCTCAAGGTCACGCTCATGCTGAAAACTTAAGAGACAGCGGTGTTAACGTTGTTGTTGGTTTAAGAAAGGGTGGAAGCTCTTGGGATAAAGCTGCTGCAAAAGGTTTCGAAGTATTAACTGTTGCTGAAGCTTCTGCAAAAGCTGACGTAGTTATGATCCTTTTACCAGATGAAAACCAAGCTGAGATTTACGCTGCTGAGATCGCTCCAAACCTAAAATCTGGTGCTACAATTGCATTTGGTCACGGTTTCTCAATCCACTACGGAAGAATTCAACCAGCTGCTGATATCAACGTAATGATGGTAGCTCCAAAAGCACCTGGACATACTGTAAGAAGCGAATTTGTTAAAGGTGGTGGTATTCCTGACCTTATCGCTATCGGTTCTAACCCAAGCGGAACTACTAAAGAATTAGCACTTTCTTACGCTTCTGCTATCGGTGGTGGACGTACAGGTATTATTGAAACAACTTTCAAAGATGAAACTGAAACTGACCTTTTCGGTGAGCAAGCAGTTCTTTGTGGTGGTGTTTCTGCACTTATCCAAGCTGGTTTCGAAACTCTAACTGAAGCTGGTTACCCAGAAGAGATGGCTTACTTCGAGTGTTTACACGAGATGAAACTTATCGTTGATTTAATCTTCGAAGGTGGTATCGCTGATATGAGATACTCTATCTCTAACACTGCTGAGTATGGTGATATGGTTTCTGGACCACGTGTTATCAATGCTGAGTCTAAAGCTGCTATGAAACAAGTTCTTACAGAGATCCAAAACGGACAATTTGCTAAAGACTTCGTACTTGAAGGTCAAGCAGGTTACCCAAGAATGAACGCTGAAAGAAATAACTTAAAAGCACACCCAATTGAAAAAACTGGTGCAAGACTTCGTGAAATGATGCCTTGGATTAAAGCGAACAAAATCGTAGACCAAGACAAAAACTAATTCTTTTTTCTTACTGCACTTCATCTGCGGATGATTTGTGCAGTCAGCTACTATATGTAGCCTCCTTTTCAAAAACATCCACATCTAAAGCACATTAACCAAAAACCTTTTAGTTTTTCAAACTTTTAATCTTTTTATATCTTCTTTCGTTATAATCCTTTAAAAAATGGATCTATTTTGGCAAAAAGAATTTTTATAACAGCGACAAATACAGATATCGGTAAGACATATACGACTAAACTTTTGATGCAAGAGTTAGCTAGTCAGGGCTATAAGGTTGGTGTTATTAAACCAATAGAGACAGGTGTAAAAGATGGAGTGTATCCGGATGGTGATGCACTGCTGACACTTTTAAAGCAAATAAATCCTCTTGCCTGGTCACTGGATGTTGAAAATATTGTTCCTATCTCTTACGAGCTTCCGGCTGCACCTGTGATCGCATCTCATTTTGGAACTATTGATTATAAAAAGATAGATGAAGCGATCAAAGAGCAAGAGGCTATGTGCGATATTTTACTAATCGAAGGAGCAGGCGGTTTATTTGTCCCTGTTGATGAGAAAATAATAATGATAGATCTTATTAAAGTACTTAATGCACAGGCAGTACTTGTGACACATTGTTCCCTTGGATGTATCAGCGATACCTTAGTTAACAAAAAAGCTTTAGATGATTCCGGGATAAAAAATGAAGTACTATTTAACTGTCGAGATGAAGAGAAACAAAGTTTTAAAGAGATCTCTTTGCCATATTTTCAAAAGAGAGATTTTGATGTTTTTACAACGGCAGAGATAGAAAAACTTGTTGCTAAAATAGTAGAGATTTAGCTATAATTACACCACTTAAAACGAGTGAAAAAAGGGAGAGAATGAGCCACTTAATCCGTACAGATGACTTTAGTGTAGATGAGATAAAAGCACTTTTAGCAGACGCTAAAAAGTTTAGCGATGGAAGATTTGAGCGAATCTTGAAAGATAAGATTATAATCACTCTCTTTTTTGAAAACTCAACACGTACAAAAAGCTCGTTTGAGATCGCTGCAAAGCGTTTAGGTGCAGACGTTGTCCATCTTGATGTTGCAAAATCTTCAACAAAAAAAGGGGAGACGCTTGTAGATACTGCTATGAATCTTGACTCGATGGGTCCACATGCAATCATCGTTCGTCATCAAAATGCAGGTGTACCGAAAATACTTTCAAACCATACAAAAGCATCTATTTTAAATGCGGGTGACGGTGCACACGCTCATCCATCTCAAGCACTGCTTGATCTATACACTTTAACAGAGCATTTCGGTGATGTTAAAGGGAAAAAGATTGCAATTGTGGGTGATATTAAAAGTTCACGTGTTGCAAACTCAAATATAGAGCTCTTAACACGCTTTGGGATGGAAGTTATCTTAGTAGCTCCGCCGCAGTTTTTACCTAAAACTAATTTACGTTCAACGCACCACCTCAAAGATATTATCGATGAAGTGGATGCTATTATGTCACTGCGAACTCAAACAGAGCGCCACTCTTCACAAAATTATGCGTCTTTAAAAGACTATGCAAGTGACTTCTGCATCACGGAAGAGTTAGTTGGCGATCGTGACATTATTCTTTTACACCCGGGACCGGTTCACAGAAACATTGATATCTCAGATGCAATGCTTGATGATCCTAGATGTAAAGTACTCGAGCAGGTAAGTAACGGCGTAAATATCCGTATGGCGATACTCAAAAAATTGATTGCCGATAAATAATCATAAATGCCATTTAAAGAGTTAAATGCTTATGGAAAAAGGGCTGAACCCTTTTTATTTATAAGCGACTTCAAAGGGGAAAAGGTAGAGGTTTTCCCTTTGGATAAGTTACAAAAAAATAATATAGAGTTTTCGATCGAAGAGAACTATACTTACAAACAACATCCCCATTTTTTAAAAAAAACACCTATAGATTTTAGCAACTATAAACTAAAGTTTGATCAGGTTATTGAAAATATCAAGGCCGGAAACACTTATATACTGAACTTGACACAACCGACACAGGTCTCGATAGATTTAACGCTGCAAGAGATCTATACACTTGCAAATGCTCATTATAAGCTGCGTTATAAAGATCAGTTTGTCTGTTTCTCTCCAGAGAAGTTTATACAGATAAAAAACAATAAAATAGCAACATTTCCTATGAAGGGGACTATTGATGCTTCTATTGAAGATGCTGAAGAGAAGATACTCTCCAATGAAAAAGAGATGGCTGAGCATATTATGATAGTTGATCTGCTTCGAAATGATCTCTCTATTGTGGCTAAAGATGTAAGAGTAGAGAAGTTCCGCTATATAGATGAGATAGAAGCAGGAGAGAAAAAGCTTTTACAAGTGAGTTCCCACATATCTGGAGAACTAGAGGAAAACTGGCAAGAGAGAATAGGGGATATTTTAGAAGCCTTGTTGCCGGCGGGAAGCATTAGCGGGACACCTAAGAAAAGCACACTGGAGCTGATTGAGAAGATAGAGGGGTATGAAAGGGGACATTTTAGCGGAGTTTTCGGTCTTTTTGACGGCAAAAGTTTTGACAGCGGTGTGATGATCCGCTTTATCGAAAAAACACCCAACGGATATCTCTATAAAAGCGGAGGTGGGATAACTCTTGATAGTGATGCTCACTCAGAGTATCAAGAGATGTTAGATAAAATTTATCTTCCCTGAGAATTTCTATAGGAGTTTTAGAATTATTGGGTTATAATAGAGTCAAAAAATATTAAAAGGGCTTTATATATGTACATAGAGGATTTGAAATTTTCACTTTGGGCAGATTTTATCGAAAGAGATTTTTTAGACAATGAATTTCAAGAGTTGATCGATGCCAAGATCGTTAACGGAGCGACTTCAAATCCTGCGATATTTAAAAATGCCATTTTAAACTCACCTGCATACCTTACACAACTACAAGAATTAGAAGATCTAGAACCAAAACAAAAATATGAAGCAGTAGCAATTTACGATATCCAAAAAGCTGCAGATATTATGAGACCGTTATTCGATAAAGGGGATGACGGTTATGTGAGTATAGAGGTTGATCCACATTTATGTGATGATACAGAGGGAACAATAGAAGAGGGAAAAAGACTTTTTGCTGCAATTAATCGTCCAAATGTAATGATAAAAGTTCCCGCTACTGATGCAGGGTATGGCGCTATGGAAGCTCTTACAGCTGAAGGTATACCTGTAAATGCAACACTAATCTTTAAGAAGTCTCAGGCTATTGAGTGTGCCGAGGCATTTAAAAAAGGTGGTGAAAAACACGGTTCAAAAGTAGATACGGTTATCAGTATATTTGTATCTCGTGTTGACAGAGCAATTGACAAGCATCTTAAAGAACACGGAATTGAAGTGGCTCTAAGCGGTATTTATAATTCGGCAGATATATATAATGAGATAGAAGCTATGCAGGTACCGGGATGCCGTACACTTTTTGCAAGTACAGGTGTAAAAGATGATTCTCTTCCTGCACATTATTATGTTGAACAGCTGCTTGCATATAATAGTGTAAATACTGCGCCGATAGATACAATTAAAGCATTTCATGAAAACGGCTCGAAAAATAAAGTACTTCCTATTGAATCACAAACAATTCAAGCACATTTTGATAAAATAGCTGATATCGGCTTAGATTTCGATGCTGTCTTGACACAGCAAATCGAGGATGGCTTAGAAGCATTTAAAGACGCATTTCAAGAAATATTGGGGGCATTATGAATAAGAATGAAGTAGATGTAAGCAAACTAACGTTTGAGCAGTTAAAAAAAATACGTGTTCATCTTAAAAAGATGATCGAAGTTGGGGGAAGTGACCTCCACATTAAAGCTAACTCCGTAATTCGTGCAAGAATTAACGGTGAGATTAAACAGTTCTCAGGTGGAATCTTATCTAAAGAGGATGCCCTTACATTCGCAAAAGAGTTACTCAAAGGAAGATTCGCAGAGTTTGTTGAGAAAAAAGAGCTTGACCTTGTATACCCTTTTGATGAAAACAACCGTTTCCGTGTAAATATTTTCTTTCAAATGGACGGGGTTTCGGCAGTCTTTCGTGTTATTCCTGTCCGTATTCCAAGTTTTGAAGAGTTGCATCTTCCTGAAATTGTTCGAAACTTTACAAAAAAAGAGCGTGGTCTTGTACTTGTAACGGGAGTTACCGGTTCTGGTAAATCAACAACTCTTGCAGCACTTATTAATGAGTTGAATCTTAATAAGAAAAAGCACGTTATTACAATTGAAGATCCAATTGAGTTCGTTCACAAAGATAGAGGGTGTATTATTAATCAGCGTTCGGTTGGACAAGATACGATCTCGTTTTCAAATGCACTTCGTGCCGCACTTCGTGAAGACCCCGATATTATTCTGGTCGGGGAGATGAGGGATAGAGAAACTATCAACTTGGCACTTCATGCTGCAGATACGGGGCACTTGGTTTTCTCAACACTGCACACACTTGATGCAAAAGAAACAATTAACCGTATTATTGCGCAGTTCCCGACAGATGAACAAAACCGTGTTAGGATCTCTTTAGCTGGTGTTTTACAAGGGGTAATATCACAACGTCTAGTCCCTGCCAAAGATGGTGGAAGACGTGCAGCACTAGAGATTCTTGTCCGTACACCGTTAATTGAAAAACTTATTATGGAAGATAGAGATGTTGAGATCCGTGATGCTATTGAAGCCGGTAAAGATCACTATAAATCGCAAAGTTTCGATCAGGGTATTTTAGACCTTTACAACGAAGGTGTAATTACAAAAGATGCTGCATTAGATTATGCAACAAGTGCATCTGACCTTGAACTTAAAATTTCAGGTTTAATGAGTGGAAAAATATCAAGTAAGAATCATGATGCTATGGGTGAATCTCATGAGATCACTATGGATGATGATGTATTTGATCTAAAATCTTAAAGTAAAATTTAATTCAATTTTAGGTATAATTCCGCCTATTTTAAAATTAAGGACTTCATATGTTAGAAGGTATAGTTAGAGAGAGTACTGGTAAGAAAAGTGTTAAAGCACTTCGCCGTGATGGTTATCTAATTGCAAATATTTACGGAAAAGGTTTTGAGAATATCAATGCTGCATTCAAAGAAAATGAATATATCCGTGCTGTTCGCAACAAAGAATCTATTGCATTCCCAGTAAAAGTTGGTGGAAATGAGATGAATGTTGTTGTTCAATCATATGAGTCTCACGCAGTTACAGGTAAACTATTACACGTTGATCTAATGGTAGCTCAACCAGGTGTTGAAACACACTACATGGTTCCAGTTGTAGCAGAAGGTGATGCTATCGGTCTTAAAAATAAAGGTATGGTTTTCATTTCTAAACCACGTCTTCGTGTAAAAGCTAAAATCGAAGATTTACCAAATGAAATCGTTGTTGACGTAACTCCTATGGATGTTGGTGATGCAAGACTTATTCGTGACCTTCCAGCAATCGAAAACGTAACTTTCACAGACGCTGACCGTGTAGCGGTTCTAAGTGTGATCAAAGCTAAATAAGGAATCCCTTATTATGCTTATAGTCGGACTAGGAAACCCTGGATCCGACTATGAAAAAACACGCCATAATATCGGTTTTATGGTAATTGACGAGCTAAGAAAAAGACTTAGTGCTTCTAAACAATCCTCTTCAAATTTTAAGGGTGAACTCTTTAAATTTCAAAACCCTGTTTCTTTAGAAAATCATTTTTTATTAAAACCACTTACATACATGAACCTTTCAGGGGAATCTGTTATAAAGGTAAAAAACTTTTACAAGATAGATAAAGTTGTTGTAATACATGATGATTTAGACCTCCCTTTTGGCACACTCCGTTTTAAATTCGGCGGTGGACACGGCGGACATAACGGCTTAAAGTCTATAGATGCTCATATCTCACGCGAATATGCACGAGTGAGAATGGGGATCGGCAAACCTGAACACAAAGGGGAGGTTGCTTCTTACGTTTTAAGCGATTTTTCACCTAAAGAACAAGAACACTTGGATGAGTGGATAGGACATACTGCAGATGCGATAGAGTTTTTACTAAAAAACTCTTTAGAAGATACAAGCTCGCAGTATGCTAAGAAAGGCTCACCTTGTTAGCCTATAAATATATAGCACTTCATTATCTTAAATATTTTTCAGTAATACTACTTGCATTAGTACTTTTTATGGTCGGTTTTGACTATATGGGAAATGCCGATGCACTCTCAAAATCAGCCAACCTTGTTCTGATTTACCTCGTGTATAAGACTTTCTTTGCGATCGATATGCTTTTGCCGATTTCACTTGTTTTTGGGATGATAGCAACTAAAATCTATCTTATCCGCTCAAACGCTTTGGTCTCTTTTTATTCATTGGGATATTCACGAGTAGATGCACTTAAACCCTTTGTGGTTGTGGCCTCTTTAATCATTTTTCTATTTATATCTTTACACGCATTTACGAAGTTTTCTCGGGCACAAGAGTATGCTTACAATATCCGTGTTCACGGCAAATATCTTAATCCAAGCCGTGACCTTTTCTTTATACATAAAGGGCAGTATATCTATTTTTCAAAACTTTTACCTATTCAGGAAAAAGCACTCGGTATTCGTGTTTTTGAGGTGAACAATGGTTCACTCAAGTCAATTTTGACTGCGAAAGAGGCACATTACGAAGATAATTTCTGGCGCATTAAAAGTGCAGATGTAATTACAAAACCGGATGATCTAAGCTTTGGATCGAGCGGAATAAGTGTTACAGAGGAAAAAGAGTTGAAAATTCTTGAAGACTTCAGACCTAAAATGCTTGATCAGGTTTATCTGGGGCAGGTTGATTTTACGATTTCCGATGCATATGAAGCGTACAAACTTTTGAGCTCCCAAGGTGTTGAAACAAGTAATATTCGTGGAGCACTTTACAGGATCTTTATCTATCCGTTTTTTGCACCGATTTTGATCGTAATAATTTTCTTTTTAGTACCTATCAGTGTCCGTTTTTTAAATGTATCATTCTTCTCTTTTGGAGCTATTCTATCGACACTCTTAGTATGGGGGATGTTATATATGCTGATAGAGCTTTCAAACCATAAAACAATATCGAGTGAACTGGGGCTTATCGGGCCTATTTTTATACTCCTTTCAATAGCCTTGTGGCTGTGGAAAAAACATCGTTTATCAACTTAGGCACTTATAAGCACATTTTGGATAAAATCGTCAAAAATTTATAAAGAGATTGGGACATTTTTATGATCGATTTTAAATCTTTGGCGAATGAGTATCAAACGCCTCTTTATGTGTATGATTTTGACTACATGAAAGCACAGTTCGATGAACTAAAAGAAGCTTTTCGTGGAAGAAAATCTATAATTGCATATGCTGTAAAAGCAAACTCAAATTTAAGTGTTGTAAAACATTTTGCAAAAATGGGCAGTGGAGCTGACTGTGTATCGATCGGTGAAGTACGTCGTGCATTATTAGCGGGAATTGCACCTTATAAAATTATCTTCTCAGGTGTCGGAAAAACTGACGATGAGATTCGTGAAGCAATTGAAAAAGATATCCTTTACATCAATCTTGAGAGTGAAGCGGAACTTGGACGTGTTGAACTTGTTGCTAAAGAGTTAGGTAAACAAGCACGTATCTCTATCCGTGTAAATCCAAACATTGACCCAAAAACACACCCGTATATCTCAACGGGACTTCATGACAACAAGTTTGGAGTAGATCTTAATTCTGCAAAAAGAATGTATATCAAAGCAAAAAATTCTGAGAATTTAGATCCTGTAGGTATTCACTTTCATATCGGTTCACAACTTACAGAACTTGATCCTATCCGTGAATCGGCTGAGATCGTAGCTGACTTGGTACGTTCACTACAAGCACTTGATATTGAACTGAAATTTTTTGATATCGGTGGCGGTTTAGGTGTTAAGTATAAAGATGAAGAGACAATCAAACCGTACGATTATGCACAAGCTATTTTAGGAACACTTACTGCAATGGATATGACAATCCTTTGTGAACCGGGGCGTTTCTTAACTGCTAATGCGGGATATTTTCTAACAAAAGTACTCTATGAAAAACAAAACGGTGAGAAAAAATTTGTAGTAGTTGACGGTGCAATGAATGACCTTCTGCGTCCATCACTTTACAATGCATATCACGGAATCGAAGCAATTACGGACAATACTGAAGATGAAAGAGAAGTTGATATCGTAGGACCTGTATGTGAAAGTGGTGACTTCTTTGCAAAAGATTATAAATTACCGCCGTTAAATCATAACGATTTACTTGTTGTAAAATCAGCAGGAGCATACGGTTTTGGTATGGGAAGTAACTACAATACTCGCGGAAGAAGTGCGGAAGTTGCTATTGAAGATGGAAAAGCAAGACTTATTCGTCGCAGAGAGAGCTTTGAAGACCTTATCGCTCTTGAACAAGAGTTCTTAGAAAACTAAGGAAGAGAAAAATTGTATTTTATAGATGTTCAAGGGACTTTGATTAGTGATAGTGATAAATCGCCTATAGAGGGCAGTAGAGAGTTTATCAACTATCTAAACACAAATCAAGTACCGTACATGGTTATCACGAACAATACAAAAAAAGCTTCTAAGGATTTTTATAACTATCTGCAATCAATCGGATTTGATTTTGGATTTGATAAGTATCTTGATCCGTTGATGATTTTAGAGGAAAAAGTTGAAAAAGAAGCTGTAGCTGCATATGGAGCGCAGGAGTTTTTAAATACTCTTGTATCTATGGGGTACAAACTTGATTATGAAAACCCTAAAACGGTTTTAGTTGCGATCAAAGAGGATTTCAGTGCTGATGAATATGCACAGATGATAGAGTTTTTACTTCAAGGTGCAAAACTTGTCGGAATGCATGAGACATCTATCTATGCAAAAAACGGAAAAAGATATCCGGGTGTCGGGGCAGTGCTTAAGATGCTGGAGTTTGCTACAAGTACATCATATGAAGTTGTAGGAAAACCAAGTACCGCTTTTTACAATGAATCTTTACAAAGATTACAAAAACAAGAAAGTGATGCCGGTTTTGAAACTGTTGAGATTATCAGTGATGATGTAAAAGGTGATCTCGGAGGTGCAAAAGAACTTGGAATGAAGACACTCTTTGTTACAAGCGGAAAGTACCAAACAGCTGATGAGATAGTACCGTTTTTAGATGAGAATTTACGACCTGATTATATCTATAAAAATATGCAGGATATTTTAGATAAGCACAATTTGGAGAGAGAATGAAAACTTTAGATGATTGTAGAGTAGCGATAGATGCGATAGATACAGAGCTTTTAGAACTTTTAAACAAAAGAATGAAAGTTGTTGAACGTGTAGGTGAGATCAAAGCGGACACTGGCGGTGCGATCTACAGACCTGAGCGTGAAAAAGCTATTATTGAGCGTTTAACTAAATTAAGTCAAGAGGAAAATGGAATCTTAAATAGAGCGGCAATCGAAGCTATATTTTTAGAGATATTTGCAGTTTCTCGTAATCTTGAACTTCCTGAACGCATTGCATATCTTGGACCTGAAGGGAGTTTTACCCATCAAGCGGCAGAGAGCCGTTTTGGTGCTATGAGTGAGTATCTTTCCCTTAACTCTATCGAATCAGTGTTTAAAACTATTGAAGCGGGTCGTGCAAAATTTGGAGTAGTACCTATTGAAAACTCCCGTGATGGTATTGTCGGGGAAACACTTGATCTGCTTTCAAAATCATCTATGAAAATTGTTTCAGAACTGTATATGCCTATCCATGTTGCTTTTGCAACGAAGGCACATAAACTTGAAGATATTAAAAAAATCTACTCTAAAGATAAGGGGTTCGGACAGTGTCGTGACTTTTTAAGCGAACATGGCTTTAATGACATTGAACATATCCCTGTTGAGTCAACTGCAAAAGCTGCAATACTTGCAGCAGAGGATGAAAGTGCAGCAGCAATATGTTCCCATATTGCTGCGAAGCTTTACGGTGTACCGGTTTTATTTGAAAATATTGAAGATGAATCGGAAAATACAACACGTTTTATCATACTAAGTGACTTTAAAAACGGTATGAGTGATGATGATAAAACTTCGATTCTAGTACGTTTAAAAGATGCTGTAGAAGCCGGAGCTTTAGTACATTTTTTACAAGATTTTGATGAAGAGAAGATTAATCTCTCTAAGATCGAATCTCGCCCGTCAATAGATAAAGACGGTGGTTTTGGATATTGGTTCTATATAGACTTCTACGGTCATATAGATGAAGAACGTATTAAAAAAGTTATAGATAA
Above is a window of Sulfurimonas marina DNA encoding:
- the bioD gene encoding dethiobiotin synthase; translated protein: MAKRIFITATNTDIGKTYTTKLLMQELASQGYKVGVIKPIETGVKDGVYPDGDALLTLLKQINPLAWSLDVENIVPISYELPAAPVIASHFGTIDYKKIDEAIKEQEAMCDILLIEGAGGLFVPVDEKIIMIDLIKVLNAQAVLVTHCSLGCISDTLVNKKALDDSGIKNEVLFNCRDEEKQSFKEISLPYFQKRDFDVFTTAEIEKLVAKIVEI
- a CDS encoding aminodeoxychorismate synthase component I — its product is MPFKELNAYGKRAEPFLFISDFKGEKVEVFPLDKLQKNNIEFSIEENYTYKQHPHFLKKTPIDFSNYKLKFDQVIENIKAGNTYILNLTQPTQVSIDLTLQEIYTLANAHYKLRYKDQFVCFSPEKFIQIKNNKIATFPMKGTIDASIEDAEEKILSNEKEMAEHIMIVDLLRNDLSIVAKDVRVEKFRYIDEIEAGEKKLLQVSSHISGELEENWQERIGDILEALLPAGSISGTPKKSTLELIEKIEGYERGHFSGVFGLFDGKSFDSGVMIRFIEKTPNGYLYKSGGGITLDSDAHSEYQEMLDKIYLP
- the ilvC gene encoding ketol-acid reductoisomerase; the encoded protein is MALNVYYDKDCDINIIKGKTVAMIGFGSQGHAHAENLRDSGVNVVVGLRKGGSSWDKAAAKGFEVLTVAEASAKADVVMILLPDENQAEIYAAEIAPNLKSGATIAFGHGFSIHYGRIQPAADINVMMVAPKAPGHTVRSEFVKGGGIPDLIAIGSNPSGTTKELALSYASAIGGGRTGIIETTFKDETETDLFGEQAVLCGGVSALIQAGFETLTEAGYPEEMAYFECLHEMKLIVDLIFEGGIADMRYSISNTAEYGDMVSGPRVINAESKAAMKQVLTEIQNGQFAKDFVLEGQAGYPRMNAERNNLKAHPIEKTGARLREMMPWIKANKIVDQDKN
- the lysA gene encoding diaminopimelate decarboxylase, translating into MIDFKSLANEYQTPLYVYDFDYMKAQFDELKEAFRGRKSIIAYAVKANSNLSVVKHFAKMGSGADCVSIGEVRRALLAGIAPYKIIFSGVGKTDDEIREAIEKDILYINLESEAELGRVELVAKELGKQARISIRVNPNIDPKTHPYISTGLHDNKFGVDLNSAKRMYIKAKNSENLDPVGIHFHIGSQLTELDPIRESAEIVADLVRSLQALDIELKFFDIGGGLGVKYKDEETIKPYDYAQAILGTLTAMDMTILCEPGRFLTANAGYFLTKVLYEKQNGEKKFVVVDGAMNDLLRPSLYNAYHGIEAITDNTEDEREVDIVGPVCESGDFFAKDYKLPPLNHNDLLVVKSAGAYGFGMGSNYNTRGRSAEVAIEDGKARLIRRRESFEDLIALEQEFLEN
- a CDS encoding HAD-IIA family hydrolase, producing MYFIDVQGTLISDSDKSPIEGSREFINYLNTNQVPYMVITNNTKKASKDFYNYLQSIGFDFGFDKYLDPLMILEEKVEKEAVAAYGAQEFLNTLVSMGYKLDYENPKTVLVAIKEDFSADEYAQMIEFLLQGAKLVGMHETSIYAKNGKRYPGVGAVLKMLEFATSTSYEVVGKPSTAFYNESLQRLQKQESDAGFETVEIISDDVKGDLGGAKELGMKTLFVTSGKYQTADEIVPFLDENLRPDYIYKNMQDILDKHNLERE
- a CDS encoding type IV pilus twitching motility protein PilT, whose protein sequence is MNKNEVDVSKLTFEQLKKIRVHLKKMIEVGGSDLHIKANSVIRARINGEIKQFSGGILSKEDALTFAKELLKGRFAEFVEKKELDLVYPFDENNRFRVNIFFQMDGVSAVFRVIPVRIPSFEELHLPEIVRNFTKKERGLVLVTGVTGSGKSTTLAALINELNLNKKKHVITIEDPIEFVHKDRGCIINQRSVGQDTISFSNALRAALREDPDIILVGEMRDRETINLALHAADTGHLVFSTLHTLDAKETINRIIAQFPTDEQNRVRISLAGVLQGVISQRLVPAKDGGRRAALEILVRTPLIEKLIMEDRDVEIRDAIEAGKDHYKSQSFDQGILDLYNEGVITKDAALDYATSASDLELKISGLMSGKISSKNHDAMGESHEITMDDDVFDLKS
- the pth gene encoding aminoacyl-tRNA hydrolase; this encodes MLIVGLGNPGSDYEKTRHNIGFMVIDELRKRLSASKQSSSNFKGELFKFQNPVSLENHFLLKPLTYMNLSGESVIKVKNFYKIDKVVVIHDDLDLPFGTLRFKFGGGHGGHNGLKSIDAHISREYARVRMGIGKPEHKGEVASYVLSDFSPKEQEHLDEWIGHTADAIEFLLKNSLEDTSSQYAKKGSPC
- the pheA gene encoding prephenate dehydratase, with translation MKTLDDCRVAIDAIDTELLELLNKRMKVVERVGEIKADTGGAIYRPEREKAIIERLTKLSQEENGILNRAAIEAIFLEIFAVSRNLELPERIAYLGPEGSFTHQAAESRFGAMSEYLSLNSIESVFKTIEAGRAKFGVVPIENSRDGIVGETLDLLSKSSMKIVSELYMPIHVAFATKAHKLEDIKKIYSKDKGFGQCRDFLSEHGFNDIEHIPVESTAKAAILAAEDESAAAICSHIAAKLYGVPVLFENIEDESENTTRFIILSDFKNGMSDDDKTSILVRLKDAVEAGALVHFLQDFDEEKINLSKIESRPSIDKDGGFGYWFYIDFYGHIDEERIKKVIDKHASEVTWLGSYAKGEN
- a CDS encoding LptF/LptG family permease; translated protein: MLAYKYIALHYLKYFSVILLALVLFMVGFDYMGNADALSKSANLVLIYLVYKTFFAIDMLLPISLVFGMIATKIYLIRSNALVSFYSLGYSRVDALKPFVVVASLIIFLFISLHAFTKFSRAQEYAYNIRVHGKYLNPSRDLFFIHKGQYIYFSKLLPIQEKALGIRVFEVNNGSLKSILTAKEAHYEDNFWRIKSADVITKPDDLSFGSSGISVTEEKELKILEDFRPKMLDQVYLGQVDFTISDAYEAYKLLSSQGVETSNIRGALYRIFIYPFFAPILIVIIFFLVPISVRFLNVSFFSFGAILSTLLVWGMLYMLIELSNHKTISSELGLIGPIFILLSIALWLWKKHRLST
- a CDS encoding aspartate carbamoyltransferase catalytic subunit, translating into MSHLIRTDDFSVDEIKALLADAKKFSDGRFERILKDKIIITLFFENSTRTKSSFEIAAKRLGADVVHLDVAKSSTKKGETLVDTAMNLDSMGPHAIIVRHQNAGVPKILSNHTKASILNAGDGAHAHPSQALLDLYTLTEHFGDVKGKKIAIVGDIKSSRVANSNIELLTRFGMEVILVAPPQFLPKTNLRSTHHLKDIIDEVDAIMSLRTQTERHSSQNYASLKDYASDFCITEELVGDRDIILLHPGPVHRNIDISDAMLDDPRCKVLEQVSNGVNIRMAILKKLIADK
- a CDS encoding transaldolase — protein: MYIEDLKFSLWADFIERDFLDNEFQELIDAKIVNGATSNPAIFKNAILNSPAYLTQLQELEDLEPKQKYEAVAIYDIQKAADIMRPLFDKGDDGYVSIEVDPHLCDDTEGTIEEGKRLFAAINRPNVMIKVPATDAGYGAMEALTAEGIPVNATLIFKKSQAIECAEAFKKGGEKHGSKVDTVISIFVSRVDRAIDKHLKEHGIEVALSGIYNSADIYNEIEAMQVPGCRTLFASTGVKDDSLPAHYYVEQLLAYNSVNTAPIDTIKAFHENGSKNKVLPIESQTIQAHFDKIADIGLDFDAVLTQQIEDGLEAFKDAFQEILGAL
- a CDS encoding 50S ribosomal protein L25/general stress protein Ctc; protein product: MLEGIVRESTGKKSVKALRRDGYLIANIYGKGFENINAAFKENEYIRAVRNKESIAFPVKVGGNEMNVVVQSYESHAVTGKLLHVDLMVAQPGVETHYMVPVVAEGDAIGLKNKGMVFISKPRLRVKAKIEDLPNEIVVDVTPMDVGDARLIRDLPAIENVTFTDADRVAVLSVIKAK